One window of Triticum dicoccoides isolate Atlit2015 ecotype Zavitan chromosome 5A, WEW_v2.0, whole genome shotgun sequence genomic DNA carries:
- the LOC119298189 gene encoding uncharacterized protein LOC119298189 yields MAQTIGQRFGGYAEELERLLQTLGGYEQPRYRSRRQETDGIQVGVVTQLRLRSVQQHHPRRDNINLTVRRCSFEMGVQDLARRALLRLSATHLDLLRGTEYRYLVDACIPVPVPDTAPHHQEMGEAEGGAMRALGRLARAQCRVAESVAEELTEVYHRLEDAQRHIVELEERLHGGAPPPVPEPIPAGNVSRGSAQEEETQADQPASLASPRPPYFVPLLKGTADGSTIDAC; encoded by the coding sequence ATGGCTCAGACAATTGGCCAGCGTTTTGGAGGCTACGCGGAGGAGTTGGAGAGGCTTCTCCAGACCCTCGGAGGCTACGAGCAGCCGAGGTACCGTTCCCGGCGCCAGGAGACCGATGGGATCCAAGTGGGAGTCGTCACCCAACTGCGACTCCGCTCCGTGCAGCAGCACCACCCCCGCCGGGACAACATCAACCTGACGGTTCGTCGCTGCTCTTTTGAGATGGGTGTCCAAGACCTGGCACGCCGTGCCCTGCTCCGCCTCTCTGCCACCCACTTGGACTTGCTCCGCGGGACGGAGTACCGCTACTTGGTCGACGCCTGcatccccgtccccgtccccgacACTGCGCCGCATCACCAGGAGATGGGTGAGGCAGAAGGAGGCGCCATGCGCGCTCTCGGGAGACTTGCTCGAGCCCAGTGCCGTGTGGCCGAGTCTGTCGCAGAGGAGCTCACTGAGGTCTACCACCGCCTTGAGGACGCGCAGCGGCACATTGTGGAGTTGGAGGAGCGCCTTCACGGCGGGGCACCGCCACCAGTTCCGGAGCCGATACCGGCGGGCAACGTTTCTCGGGGCTCAGCACAGGAGGAGGAGACCCAGGCGGACCAGCCGGCATCTCTAGCTTCGCCCCGGCCGCCCTATTTCGTACCCCTGCTCAAGGGAACTGCGGATGGCTCGACGATTGATGCCTGTTAG